One region of Vespa crabro chromosome 15, iyVesCrab1.2, whole genome shotgun sequence genomic DNA includes:
- the LOC124429313 gene encoding probable methyltransferase TARBP1 isoform X2, whose amino-acid sequence MDLHKKYMEFSTNDISILEIIDASFKDDPFLYLHRLVQFYNNEIIKNTLDIKKLQTFHTILCYEYQFRFHSNNICAYKNLEDFSFQNIENVLFPQNQWRNMSEILFIYDILLLQMVLYCDMQSIKIKLENLRKFRNSNLNNSNDTRELYMKVLECFLDTLHLQCYLFKNGKQEEYEEFIPLYIEDIKCLITTKDDIQWRSLASIIPKINRTFEKRKVVFPIWNLFLNELKDLEDLLATINILAEHYFSLEKDSLCDLYYDLYCKDRFWSIISKGLESSVQQYRKWALFLMKKTIDFMSEIKFENSHLKKNTLTPFICNTCPKNVKSNKEKFFLVLEALEEKQKHLILPALTHLPGLIKSNEVCGNCFNIIWLGCIFKRILQHENNNIVKLGLLNICNMDVIMCDEQFLGFFVNMLNNTFLYEIESDNNESEIIKELTGLLSRITRHKNKFILKKFLYHISQIKWGPVAMFYVTHILYTVFEENQHYIELEDNDLNAIQRLISLNLNMHSPILRIASHINIIKMISYSSIAVNDLELLANVLSTFPSEEVLRRGSNTWEIIIKWLPKVITKCNAANFISHISEKYLLKNQFEINIDTFALMIFLLYDAKLIFYSKSCPAIQAIKTCLDSLIGSDMRPYSNLYSNIKILELMSYLLKVNIMGNCNNITQMLFSYGDTAMRVIIKNLRKATMTLCYEDLDKFLNIITTFFNNRDLLFSKEAMCMYAENLQKPLLVNINSVQGTEYLSILHVLLLCQSTNLALCSKETYEFCIANMHKFQVLNNECCYTENEKGKIMSHYYFLMTKLIYNYLQQFSMELWKIEWYDIISNLLQLEGIKIIPTVAIILKTIIEKNGLQSSEDIENFTSTVQLCWRITFLNKKDAIFSVAVKNLVAIIVNSKFLNLPNIVIIINPFLTQLIQESDNIPNLKRILLIHMETLDINNILYNKINFDKLLLACLLHGYAIRRDKKIENQICLYIEKNLQDFYKLHLSITDYNNDAIVRAQATILLHKIITKKPEYASIFLHSVLAELEKNKNKRYFKDSHLHRVKHRLIQILLVLEPLLNMESISSLQEILCNLILLESNQHSIRLMQEWLLIRIFVKYPNLHNKLWNFFEESLLKRPGCTSSIASVIYHVALLLSGQTQCDFLRQAMPYIACCCLGQNYNMRLYNQVILVKLYELLKCSNFDDIILEYAGLYNAALKSLQQGNLMKNSLKVQDDFYFSVFHPIEDYSLQTIYFEIPRLSAMDADEWITSHLFHDLNFTETINHPLCLQNLNKKLAESKICMHLIKSGNKETSHFNEMDDDGLCNIQKKITPVKSVNSIENSIGIMSLQNTVSNIIDESIIIVASLIDRPANLGGLARTCEIFGANELIIGNLQYTKEKEFQNLSVSSDKWINITEVKPYQLCEYLLEKKDMGWDLVGVEQTANSINLLNMKFKKKTILVLGNEKSGIPANLIPLFDVCVEVPQVGIIRSLNVHVTGAICIWQYAKQHIFV is encoded by the exons ATGGATTTGCATAAAAAGTATATGGAATTTTCTACAAACGATATATCCATATTGGAAATTATTGATGCTTCGTTTAAAGACGatccatttctttatttacatCGTTTAGTTCaattctataataatgaaattatcaaaaatactTTGGATATAAAGAAACTACAAACTTTTCATACAATATTATGCTACGAATATCAATTCAGATTtcattctaataatatatgtgcatataaaaatttagaagatttttcttttcaaaacattgaaaatgttttatttcctCAAAACCAATGGCGTAACATGTCAgagatattgtttatttacgatattttgCTGTTACAAATGGTCTTGTATTGTGATATGcaatctattaaaataaaattagaaaatctcAGAAAGTTTAGAAATTCTAAtcttaataatagcaatgacacAAGAGAGCTGTATATGAAAGTACTAGAGTGCTTTCTGGATACATTGCATCTGCagtgttatctttttaaaaacgGAAAACAGGAGGAGTATGAAGAATTTATTCCCTTATACATAgaagatataaaatgtttaataactACAAAAGATGATATACAATGGAGATCATTAGCATCAATTATACCAAAAATCAATCgtacatttgaaaaaagaaaagtagtttTTCCCATCTGGAATCTTTTCTTAAATGAATTGAAAGATCTTGAAGATTTACTTGCCACGATCAATATACTTGCtgaacattatttttctttagaaaaagaTTCTCTTTGTGATCTATATTATGATCTATACTGTAAAGATAGATTTTGGTCGATAATCTCAAAGGGATTAGAATCTTCTGTTCAACAGTATCGAAAGTGGGCATTGTTTCTAATGAAGAAAACGATTGATTTTATGAGTGAGATAAAGTTTGAAAATTcgcatctaaaaaaaaatacattgacTCCTTTTATTTGCAATACTTGCcctaaaaatgtaaaaagtaataaggaaaaattttttttggtGTTAGAAGCattggaagaaaaacaaaaacatttgATATTGCCTGCTTTAACTCATTTACCTGGGTTGATAAAAAGTAATGAAGTATGTGGCAATTGCTTTAATATTATATGGTTAGgttgtatttttaaaagaatattgcagcatgagaataataatatagtcaagcttggattattaaatatttgcaaCATGGATGTAATTATGTGTGATGAACAGtttcttggtttttttgtaaatatgttaaataaCACTTTTTTGTATGAAATAGAAtctgataataatgaatcagaaataataaaggaactTACAGGATTACTATCCCGCATAACcagacataaaaataaatttattttaaagaaatttttgtatCATATTAGTCAAATTAAATGGGGTCCTGTAGCAATGTTTTATGTGACACATATTCTTTATACCGTTTTTGAAGAGAATCAACATTATATTGAATTGGAAGACAATGATTTAAATGCTATTCAGAGATTGATATCATTAAATTTGAATATGCATTCACCCATTTTAAGGATTGCAtctcatattaatattataaaaatgatttcttattcttcaaTTGCAGTAAACGATTTAGAATTACTTGCAAATGTTCTATCTACTTTTCCTTCGGAGGAAGTTTTGAGAAGAGGTTCAAATACCTGGGAAATCATTATCAAATGGTTAcctaaagtaataacaaaatgtaatgctgcaaattttatttctcatatCTCAGAAAAATACCTTCTGAAaaatcaatttgaaataaatattgatacatTCGCACTCATGATTTTTCTCCTATATGatgcaaaattaatattttattccaaATCATGTCCTGCTATACAAGCAATAAAAACTTGCTTAGATTCATTGATAGGATCTGATATGAGACCATATTCTAATCTTTACTCAAATATTAAGATACTTGAATTAATGTCATATTTACTAAAGGTCAATATTATGggaaattgtaataatatcacACAAATGTTGTTTTCGTATGGTGACACTGCTATGagagttataataaaaaatttaagaaaagcaACGATGACACTATGTTATGAAGATttggataaatttttaaatattattacaacgtttttcaataatagaGATTTATTGTTTTCAAAAGAAGCAATGTGCATGTATGcagaaaatttacaaaaaccATTACTTGTAAACATAAATTCTGTACAAGGTACtgaatatttatctatcttacaCGTTTTACTTCTATGCCAAAGCACAAATCTTGCATTATGTTCAAAAGAAACGTATGAATTCTGCATAGCAAATATGCACAAATTTCAAGTACTTAACAATGAATGTTGTTAcacagaaaatgaaaaaggaaagattatgtcacattattattttctcatgaCAAAATTAATCTATAATTATCTTCAACAATTTTCAATGGAATTGTGGAAAATAGAATGGTATGACATTATATCAAATTTGCTTCAACTGGAAGGTATTAAGATAATACCAACAGTAGCGATAATACTAAaaacaattatcgaaaaaaatggGCTACAAAGTTCAgaagatatagaaaattttacatCAACTGTTCAATTATGCTGGagaattacatttttaaacaaaaaagatgcTATTTTCTCGGTAGCAGTTAAAAATCTTGTTGCAATTATAGTAAATTCTAAGTTTCTGAATTTAccaaatattgtaataattataaatcca TTTCTAACTCAATTGATTCAAGAAAGTGACAATATACCAAATCTAAAAAGAATATTGTTAATTCACATGGAAACATtagatataaacaatatattatataataaaataaattttgacaaattattattagcatgCCTTCTTCATGGTTATGCTATTAGACGAGATAAAAAGATTGAGAAtcaaatatgtttatatattgaaaaaaatttgcaaGACTTCTATAAACTTCATTTGTCAATCAC tgattataataatgatgcaATTGTGAGGGCACAAGCTACAATATTACTTCACAAAATAATTACCAAAAAACCTGAATATGCATCTATATTTTTGCATTCTGTTCTTGCagaattggaaaaaaataaaaataaaagatattttaaagattCTCATTTGCATAGAGTTAAGCATAGActcatacaaatattattggtGTTAGAACCATTACTTAATATG gaaaGTATTTCATCCCTTCAAgaaatattatgtaatttaattctattaGAAAGTAATCAACATAGTATACGTCTAATGCAAGAGTGGTTATTAATTAggatttttgtaaaatatccaaatttacataataaattatgGAATTTCTTTGAAGAG AGTCTCTTGAAACGTCCTGGATGTACAAGTTCAATTGCAAGTGTGATATATCATGTAGCTCTACTTCTTTCTGGTCAAACTCAATGTGATTTTCTTAGACAGGCCATGCCATATATTGCATGCTGTTGTTTAGGCCAAAATTACAATATGCGTTTATACAATCAG GTGATTTTGGTaaagttatacgaattattaaaatgcTCAAATTTTGATGATATCATATTAGAATATGCAGGATTATATAATGCAGCACTTAAAAGTTTACAACAgggaaatttaatgaaaaattcattaaaagtacaggatgatttttatttttctgtttttcatcCAATAGAGGATTATAGTTTGCAG acTATCTATTTTGAGATTCCAAGATTGTCTGCCATGGATGCAGATGAGTGGATTACATCTCATTTATTTCatgatttaaattttacaGAGACTATTAATCATCCTTTATGTTtgcaaaatttaaataaaaaattagccGAATCTAAAATATGTATGCACTTGATAAAATCTG GTAATAAGGAAACATCACATTTCAATGAAATGGATGATGATGGACTGTGtaatatacaaaagaaaattacaccTGTTAAGTCAGttaattcaattgaaaatagCATTGGGATAATGTCACTTCAAAATACTGTATCTAATATCATAGAtgaaagtattataattgttgCATCTCTAATTGATCGTCCTGCAAATCTAGGAGGTCTTGCAAGAACATGTGAAATATTTGGtgctaatgaattaattattggaaatttacaatatacgaaagagaaagaatttcaAAATCTCAGTGTGTCTTCCGATAAATGGATAAATATTACAGag GTAAAGCCTTATCAACTATGTGAATATCtcctagaaaaaaaagatatgggTTGGGATTTGGTAGGAGTTGAACAAACTGCTAATAGCATAAATCTTTTgaatatgaaatttaaaaagaagacaatACTTGTTTTAGG AAATGAAAAGAGTGGTATACCAGCTAATTTGATACCCCTTTTTGATGTTTGCGTGGAAGTACCTCAAGTTGGCATCATACGTTCATTAAATGTTCATGTTACTGGAGCAATATGTATATGGCAATATGCAAAACAACACATATTTGTTTGA
- the LOC124429313 gene encoding probable methyltransferase TARBP1 isoform X1, which translates to MDLHKKYMEFSTNDISILEIIDASFKDDPFLYLHRLVQFYNNEIIKNTLDIKKLQTFHTILCYEYQFRFHSNNICAYKNLEDFSFQNIENVLFPQNQWRNMSEILFIYDILLLQMVLYCDMQSIKIKLENLRKFRNSNLNNSNDTRELYMKVLECFLDTLHLQCYLFKNGKQEEYEEFIPLYIEDIKCLITTKDDIQWRSLASIIPKINRTFEKRKVVFPIWNLFLNELKDLEDLLATINILAEHYFSLEKDSLCDLYYDLYCKDRFWSIISKGLESSVQQYRKWALFLMKKTIDFMSEIKFENSHLKKNTLTPFICNTCPKNVKSNKEKFFLVLEALEEKQKHLILPALTHLPGLIKSNEVCGNCFNIIWLGCIFKRILQHENNNIVKLGLLNICNMDVIMCDEQFLGFFVNMLNNTFLYEIESDNNESEIIKELTGLLSRITRHKNKFILKKFLYHISQIKWGPVAMFYVTHILYTVFEENQHYIELEDNDLNAIQRLISLNLNMHSPILRIASHINIIKMISYSSIAVNDLELLANVLSTFPSEEVLRRGSNTWEIIIKWLPKVITKCNAANFISHISEKYLLKNQFEINIDTFALMIFLLYDAKLIFYSKSCPAIQAIKTCLDSLIGSDMRPYSNLYSNIKILELMSYLLKVNIMGNCNNITQMLFSYGDTAMRVIIKNLRKATMTLCYEDLDKFLNIITTFFNNRDLLFSKEAMCMYAENLQKPLLVNINSVQGTEYLSILHVLLLCQSTNLALCSKETYEFCIANMHKFQVLNNECCYTENEKGKIMSHYYFLMTKLIYNYLQQFSMELWKIEWYDIISNLLQLEGIKIIPTVAIILKTIIEKNGLQSSEDIENFTSTVQLCWRITFLNKKDAIFSVAVKNLVAIIVNSKFLNLPNIVIIINPFLTQLIQESDNIPNLKRILLIHMETLDINNILYNKINFDKLLLACLLHGYAIRRDKKIENQICLYIEKNLQDFYKLHLSITDYNNDAIVRAQATILLHKIITKKPEYASIFLHSVLAELEKNKNKRYFKDSHLHRVKHRLIQILLVLEPLLNMESISSLQEILCNLILLESNQHSIRLMQEWLLIRIFVKYPNLHNKLWNFFEESLLKRPGCTSSIASVIYHVALLLSGQTQCDFLRQAMPYIACCCLGQNYNMRLYNQVILVKLYELLKCSNFDDIILEYAGLYNAALKSLQQGNLMKNSLKVQDDFYFSVFHPIEDYSLQTIYFEIPRLSAMDADEWITSHLFHDLNFTETINHPLCLQNLNKKLAESKICMHLIKSGPCNKETSHFNEMDDDGLCNIQKKITPVKSVNSIENSIGIMSLQNTVSNIIDESIIIVASLIDRPANLGGLARTCEIFGANELIIGNLQYTKEKEFQNLSVSSDKWINITEVKPYQLCEYLLEKKDMGWDLVGVEQTANSINLLNMKFKKKTILVLGNEKSGIPANLIPLFDVCVEVPQVGIIRSLNVHVTGAICIWQYAKQHIFV; encoded by the exons ATGGATTTGCATAAAAAGTATATGGAATTTTCTACAAACGATATATCCATATTGGAAATTATTGATGCTTCGTTTAAAGACGatccatttctttatttacatCGTTTAGTTCaattctataataatgaaattatcaaaaatactTTGGATATAAAGAAACTACAAACTTTTCATACAATATTATGCTACGAATATCAATTCAGATTtcattctaataatatatgtgcatataaaaatttagaagatttttcttttcaaaacattgaaaatgttttatttcctCAAAACCAATGGCGTAACATGTCAgagatattgtttatttacgatattttgCTGTTACAAATGGTCTTGTATTGTGATATGcaatctattaaaataaaattagaaaatctcAGAAAGTTTAGAAATTCTAAtcttaataatagcaatgacacAAGAGAGCTGTATATGAAAGTACTAGAGTGCTTTCTGGATACATTGCATCTGCagtgttatctttttaaaaacgGAAAACAGGAGGAGTATGAAGAATTTATTCCCTTATACATAgaagatataaaatgtttaataactACAAAAGATGATATACAATGGAGATCATTAGCATCAATTATACCAAAAATCAATCgtacatttgaaaaaagaaaagtagtttTTCCCATCTGGAATCTTTTCTTAAATGAATTGAAAGATCTTGAAGATTTACTTGCCACGATCAATATACTTGCtgaacattatttttctttagaaaaagaTTCTCTTTGTGATCTATATTATGATCTATACTGTAAAGATAGATTTTGGTCGATAATCTCAAAGGGATTAGAATCTTCTGTTCAACAGTATCGAAAGTGGGCATTGTTTCTAATGAAGAAAACGATTGATTTTATGAGTGAGATAAAGTTTGAAAATTcgcatctaaaaaaaaatacattgacTCCTTTTATTTGCAATACTTGCcctaaaaatgtaaaaagtaataaggaaaaattttttttggtGTTAGAAGCattggaagaaaaacaaaaacatttgATATTGCCTGCTTTAACTCATTTACCTGGGTTGATAAAAAGTAATGAAGTATGTGGCAATTGCTTTAATATTATATGGTTAGgttgtatttttaaaagaatattgcagcatgagaataataatatagtcaagcttggattattaaatatttgcaaCATGGATGTAATTATGTGTGATGAACAGtttcttggtttttttgtaaatatgttaaataaCACTTTTTTGTATGAAATAGAAtctgataataatgaatcagaaataataaaggaactTACAGGATTACTATCCCGCATAACcagacataaaaataaatttattttaaagaaatttttgtatCATATTAGTCAAATTAAATGGGGTCCTGTAGCAATGTTTTATGTGACACATATTCTTTATACCGTTTTTGAAGAGAATCAACATTATATTGAATTGGAAGACAATGATTTAAATGCTATTCAGAGATTGATATCATTAAATTTGAATATGCATTCACCCATTTTAAGGATTGCAtctcatattaatattataaaaatgatttcttattcttcaaTTGCAGTAAACGATTTAGAATTACTTGCAAATGTTCTATCTACTTTTCCTTCGGAGGAAGTTTTGAGAAGAGGTTCAAATACCTGGGAAATCATTATCAAATGGTTAcctaaagtaataacaaaatgtaatgctgcaaattttatttctcatatCTCAGAAAAATACCTTCTGAAaaatcaatttgaaataaatattgatacatTCGCACTCATGATTTTTCTCCTATATGatgcaaaattaatattttattccaaATCATGTCCTGCTATACAAGCAATAAAAACTTGCTTAGATTCATTGATAGGATCTGATATGAGACCATATTCTAATCTTTACTCAAATATTAAGATACTTGAATTAATGTCATATTTACTAAAGGTCAATATTATGggaaattgtaataatatcacACAAATGTTGTTTTCGTATGGTGACACTGCTATGagagttataataaaaaatttaagaaaagcaACGATGACACTATGTTATGAAGATttggataaatttttaaatattattacaacgtttttcaataatagaGATTTATTGTTTTCAAAAGAAGCAATGTGCATGTATGcagaaaatttacaaaaaccATTACTTGTAAACATAAATTCTGTACAAGGTACtgaatatttatctatcttacaCGTTTTACTTCTATGCCAAAGCACAAATCTTGCATTATGTTCAAAAGAAACGTATGAATTCTGCATAGCAAATATGCACAAATTTCAAGTACTTAACAATGAATGTTGTTAcacagaaaatgaaaaaggaaagattatgtcacattattattttctcatgaCAAAATTAATCTATAATTATCTTCAACAATTTTCAATGGAATTGTGGAAAATAGAATGGTATGACATTATATCAAATTTGCTTCAACTGGAAGGTATTAAGATAATACCAACAGTAGCGATAATACTAAaaacaattatcgaaaaaaatggGCTACAAAGTTCAgaagatatagaaaattttacatCAACTGTTCAATTATGCTGGagaattacatttttaaacaaaaaagatgcTATTTTCTCGGTAGCAGTTAAAAATCTTGTTGCAATTATAGTAAATTCTAAGTTTCTGAATTTAccaaatattgtaataattataaatcca TTTCTAACTCAATTGATTCAAGAAAGTGACAATATACCAAATCTAAAAAGAATATTGTTAATTCACATGGAAACATtagatataaacaatatattatataataaaataaattttgacaaattattattagcatgCCTTCTTCATGGTTATGCTATTAGACGAGATAAAAAGATTGAGAAtcaaatatgtttatatattgaaaaaaatttgcaaGACTTCTATAAACTTCATTTGTCAATCAC tgattataataatgatgcaATTGTGAGGGCACAAGCTACAATATTACTTCACAAAATAATTACCAAAAAACCTGAATATGCATCTATATTTTTGCATTCTGTTCTTGCagaattggaaaaaaataaaaataaaagatattttaaagattCTCATTTGCATAGAGTTAAGCATAGActcatacaaatattattggtGTTAGAACCATTACTTAATATG gaaaGTATTTCATCCCTTCAAgaaatattatgtaatttaattctattaGAAAGTAATCAACATAGTATACGTCTAATGCAAGAGTGGTTATTAATTAggatttttgtaaaatatccaaatttacataataaattatgGAATTTCTTTGAAGAG AGTCTCTTGAAACGTCCTGGATGTACAAGTTCAATTGCAAGTGTGATATATCATGTAGCTCTACTTCTTTCTGGTCAAACTCAATGTGATTTTCTTAGACAGGCCATGCCATATATTGCATGCTGTTGTTTAGGCCAAAATTACAATATGCGTTTATACAATCAG GTGATTTTGGTaaagttatacgaattattaaaatgcTCAAATTTTGATGATATCATATTAGAATATGCAGGATTATATAATGCAGCACTTAAAAGTTTACAACAgggaaatttaatgaaaaattcattaaaagtacaggatgatttttatttttctgtttttcatcCAATAGAGGATTATAGTTTGCAG acTATCTATTTTGAGATTCCAAGATTGTCTGCCATGGATGCAGATGAGTGGATTACATCTCATTTATTTCatgatttaaattttacaGAGACTATTAATCATCCTTTATGTTtgcaaaatttaaataaaaaattagccGAATCTAAAATATGTATGCACTTGATAAAATCTGGTCCGT GTAATAAGGAAACATCACATTTCAATGAAATGGATGATGATGGACTGTGtaatatacaaaagaaaattacaccTGTTAAGTCAGttaattcaattgaaaatagCATTGGGATAATGTCACTTCAAAATACTGTATCTAATATCATAGAtgaaagtattataattgttgCATCTCTAATTGATCGTCCTGCAAATCTAGGAGGTCTTGCAAGAACATGTGAAATATTTGGtgctaatgaattaattattggaaatttacaatatacgaaagagaaagaatttcaAAATCTCAGTGTGTCTTCCGATAAATGGATAAATATTACAGag GTAAAGCCTTATCAACTATGTGAATATCtcctagaaaaaaaagatatgggTTGGGATTTGGTAGGAGTTGAACAAACTGCTAATAGCATAAATCTTTTgaatatgaaatttaaaaagaagacaatACTTGTTTTAGG AAATGAAAAGAGTGGTATACCAGCTAATTTGATACCCCTTTTTGATGTTTGCGTGGAAGTACCTCAAGTTGGCATCATACGTTCATTAAATGTTCATGTTACTGGAGCAATATGTATATGGCAATATGCAAAACAACACATATTTGTTTGA